A region of Mammaliicoccus sp. Dog046 DNA encodes the following proteins:
- a CDS encoding bifunctional UDP-sugar hydrolase/5'-nucleotidase, with translation MKLTIFHTNDIHSHLNTYAKISKYIKEERSQLEHDSLYIDIGDHIDLFHPLTEASQGLENINILNESSVDVVTLGNNEGMTISHEALNRLYKDAEFDVTCCNLFDLEGNLPEHLTSHVVKHINGLNVCMIGLTAPFNHIYETLDWKVTSPLLALKNEIEQIKEDYDVLLVLSHVGIFFDEQLCEECPEIDVIFGAHTHHYFEQGEEKNGVLMAAAGKYGHYVGTVELEIEDHKVISKKAHLLDTKTLDEVENNYEEKGKDLLSKPIFNQEISLPRRVNSASYTTDLLCESILEFTEADCAIINAGLIVKGKTGNVLTEYDIHQMLPHPINTVSIELKGIELKQIIYKAMEQSYMDEVAIGFGFRGDIFGGYVFKNIGYIESTGQCFVKGEEIQDNSTYKLGTIDMYTFGRYFPTLKEMDINYIMPDFLRNIFEQKIMQSEKKA, from the coding sequence GTGAAACTCACGATATTTCATACAAATGATATTCACAGTCACTTAAATACATATGCAAAAATATCAAAATATATTAAAGAAGAGAGAAGTCAGCTAGAACATGATTCTTTATATATTGATATTGGCGATCATATAGATTTGTTTCATCCATTAACGGAAGCTTCACAAGGCTTAGAAAATATTAATATATTGAATGAAAGCAGTGTAGATGTCGTTACACTCGGTAATAACGAAGGTATGACAATTTCTCATGAAGCATTGAATCGACTCTATAAAGATGCTGAATTTGATGTTACATGTTGTAATCTATTTGATTTAGAAGGTAATTTACCAGAACATCTCACGTCTCATGTTGTAAAGCACATCAATGGTTTAAATGTTTGCATGATTGGACTTACCGCGCCATTTAATCATATTTATGAGACATTAGATTGGAAAGTTACATCTCCATTACTTGCTTTAAAAAATGAAATTGAACAAATTAAAGAAGACTACGACGTGTTACTCGTATTAAGTCATGTTGGTATATTCTTTGATGAACAACTATGTGAAGAATGTCCGGAAATTGATGTTATTTTTGGCGCACATACGCATCATTACTTTGAACAAGGTGAAGAAAAGAATGGTGTACTTATGGCGGCAGCTGGTAAGTATGGTCATTATGTTGGTACAGTGGAATTAGAAATCGAGGATCATAAAGTCATAAGTAAAAAAGCACATTTATTAGATACAAAAACGTTAGATGAAGTTGAGAATAATTATGAAGAAAAAGGTAAAGATTTATTAAGTAAACCAATTTTCAATCAAGAGATTTCTCTTCCTCGACGCGTCAACAGTGCGAGTTATACAACGGATTTATTATGTGAAAGTATACTTGAATTTACAGAGGCAGATTGTGCAATTATTAATGCAGGGCTTATTGTTAAAGGAAAGACGGGGAATGTTTTGACTGAATACGATATTCATCAAATGTTGCCACATCCAATTAACACAGTTTCAATTGAGCTCAAAGGTATAGAACTGAAGCAAATTATTTATAAAGCAATGGAACAATCTTATATGGACGAAGTAGCAATAGGGTTTGGTTTTAGAGGAGATATTTTTGGAGGATATGTATTTAAAAATATCGGCTATATAGAATCGACTGGACAGTGCTTCGTTAAAGGTGAAGAAATTCAAGATAACAGTACTTATAAATTAGGTACGATTGATATGTATACATTTGGAAGGTACTTCCCAACGTTAAAAGAAATGGATATCAATTATATTATGCCTGACTTTTTAAGAAATATTTTTGAACAAAAAATTATGCAAAGTGAAAAGAAAGCGTAA
- a CDS encoding TIGR01457 family HAD-type hydrolase — MKDYKGYLIDIDGTMYKGTEVIEGAIEFISYLNEQNKDYLFVTNNSSKTPDEVAEKLNNMGFQTSSEHVITSAMATAGYISEIAPGSTVYMIGGSGLRKSLTDAGLIIKDDEHVDYVVVGLDVNISYEKLSVACLAVRNGAKFISTNKDVSIPNERGFLPGNGSLTSVVSVSTGITPIFIGKPETIIMEQAIEKINLSKDECVMIGDLYDTDILAGINSGIDTLHVQTGVTTLDEINKKEVLPTYSVENLFEVINE, encoded by the coding sequence ATGAAAGATTATAAAGGTTATTTAATTGATATAGATGGAACGATGTATAAAGGTACAGAAGTGATTGAAGGTGCAATTGAATTTATCAGTTATTTGAATGAACAAAATAAAGATTATTTATTTGTAACGAATAACTCATCAAAAACACCAGATGAAGTTGCTGAAAAATTAAATAATATGGGATTTCAAACATCAAGTGAACATGTAATCACTTCAGCGATGGCAACAGCTGGATATATTAGTGAAATCGCTCCTGGTTCAACAGTATATATGATTGGTGGCAGTGGATTAAGAAAGTCACTTACTGATGCAGGTTTAATCATTAAAGATGATGAACATGTTGATTATGTTGTTGTTGGACTTGATGTGAATATTTCTTATGAAAAATTATCTGTAGCTTGTTTAGCAGTAAGAAATGGTGCGAAGTTTATTTCTACAAATAAAGACGTGTCTATACCTAATGAGAGAGGTTTCTTACCTGGTAATGGTTCACTTACAAGTGTTGTTAGTGTATCTACAGGCATTACACCGATTTTTATCGGTAAACCAGAAACGATTATTATGGAACAAGCAATAGAAAAGATAAATCTTTCTAAAGATGAGTGTGTCATGATTGGTGATTTATATGATACAGATATTTTAGCTGGTATTAATAGTGGCATCGATACGTTGCATGTACAAACAGGCGTGACAACTTTAGATGAAATTAACAAGAAGGAAGTATTACCTACATATAGTGTAGAAAATTTATTCGAAGTCATTAATGAATAA
- a CDS encoding DUF86 domain-containing protein — protein MYFVDSKTLNLKLNYLEQLTIDFEDVKQSPYALERVAHMMIESVVDVGNLIIDAFILRDPGNYKDVIDIMELEKVFQPSTAEEIRISIDYRKELTRNYENIDHDALRKAFEQATPYYKQAIADTKHFLVNENVAITAFGEGDKNERL, from the coding sequence ATGTATTTTGTGGATAGTAAAACACTGAATTTAAAATTGAACTACTTAGAACAATTAACAATTGATTTTGAAGATGTGAAGCAATCACCATACGCGTTAGAAAGAGTTGCTCATATGATGATTGAATCGGTTGTAGATGTTGGGAATTTAATTATTGATGCATTTATTTTAAGAGATCCGGGCAATTATAAAGACGTAATTGACATTATGGAACTTGAAAAAGTGTTTCAACCTTCAACTGCTGAAGAGATTAGAATTTCCATTGATTATAGAAAAGAATTAACACGTAATTATGAAAATATTGATCATGATGCTTTAAGAAAAGCATTTGAACAAGCAACGCCATATTATAAACAGGCAATTGCGGATACGAAACATTTTTTAGTTAATGAAAATGTAGCCATCACAGCATTTGGTGAAGGAGATAAAAATGAAAGATTATAA
- the dltA gene encoding D-alanine--poly(phosphoribitol) ligase subunit DltA produces the protein MRDILEQLSYMSEYHTDNVAISYRETSLTYGELDFYSNQLATLIGHSKQPLVLYGHMSPFMIVGMIASMKAGNGYVPIDISLPIERIEHIIEKVEPVFIFNTTGKILNELHIEQITIEDCVQTEIRLEDIEPIKREQTVYTIFTSGSTGLPKGVQISYESLLDFIQWMTDLNKVGNHKKWLNQAPFSFDLSVMSIYPCLMTGGTLELVDKQMIEKPRELYDLLNHSEVESWVSTPSFLEMCLLLPDFNQDKYPKLKQFFFCGEIFSHKTAQKLLDLYRDATIYNTYGPTEATVAITGVQITQDILDQFNPLPVGTVRPNTEIELTDRGELVIIGKSVSQGYLKDKEKHNKVFKNINGKVHYHTGDKATFRDGYWFIQGRLDFQIKINGYRMELEEIEMILEQLPEVKQAMITPIKNGEKVQYLYATLVLTEMSTINEAEMSKQVKAALKLQLPEYMIPRKFRFVDQLPLTVNGKLDRKKVLEEIQS, from the coding sequence ATGAGAGACATCTTAGAACAATTATCGTATATGAGTGAATATCATACTGATAATGTAGCAATAAGTTATAGAGAAACATCTTTAACTTATGGTGAGCTCGATTTTTACTCGAATCAATTAGCTACATTAATAGGTCATTCTAAACAACCACTGGTATTATACGGTCATATGTCACCTTTTATGATTGTAGGAATGATTGCAAGTATGAAAGCAGGTAATGGGTACGTTCCAATTGATATTTCTCTTCCGATAGAAAGGATAGAACATATCATAGAGAAGGTAGAACCTGTTTTTATTTTTAATACAACTGGAAAAATATTGAACGAATTACATATAGAGCAAATTACAATAGAGGATTGTGTCCAAACTGAAATACGCCTTGAAGATATTGAACCTATCAAACGTGAGCAAACGGTTTATACAATTTTCACTTCAGGTTCTACAGGGTTACCTAAAGGTGTTCAAATCAGCTATGAAAGTTTATTAGACTTTATTCAATGGATGACTGATTTAAATAAAGTTGGTAACCATAAGAAATGGTTAAATCAAGCGCCATTTTCATTTGATTTATCAGTGATGTCAATTTACCCATGCTTGATGACAGGCGGTACGTTGGAATTAGTCGATAAACAAATGATTGAAAAGCCAAGAGAACTATATGATTTATTAAATCATAGTGAAGTTGAAAGTTGGGTATCAACGCCATCATTTTTAGAAATGTGTTTATTACTACCTGATTTTAATCAAGATAAATATCCGAAATTGAAACAGTTTTTCTTTTGCGGAGAGATATTTAGTCATAAGACTGCACAGAAATTGCTTGATTTATACCGTGATGCGACGATTTATAATACGTATGGACCTACAGAAGCGACAGTAGCGATTACGGGTGTACAAATTACGCAAGACATACTTGATCAATTTAATCCTTTACCTGTTGGAACAGTTAGACCAAACACAGAAATTGAGCTGACAGATCGAGGTGAATTAGTAATTATCGGTAAAAGTGTGAGTCAAGGTTATCTCAAGGACAAAGAAAAGCATAACAAAGTGTTTAAAAATATAAATGGCAAAGTGCATTATCATACAGGAGATAAAGCAACATTCCGTGATGGATATTGGTTCATTCAAGGACGTTTAGATTTTCAAATTAAGATAAACGGCTATCGAATGGAACTTGAAGAAATTGAAATGATACTTGAACAATTACCAGAAGTGAAACAAGCGATGATAACGCCAATTAAAAATGGAGAAAAGGTTCAATATTTGTACGCCACTTTAGTATTAACTGAAATGAGTACCATTAATGAAGCGGAAATGTCCAAACAGGTAAAAGCAGCACTTAAATTGCAATTACCTGAATATATGATTCCGAGAAAGTTTAGATTTGTGGATCAATTACCACTGACAGTAAACGGTAAATTGGATAGGAAAAAAGTGTTAGAGGAGATTCAATCATGA
- a CDS encoding teichoic acid D-Ala incorporation-associated protein DltX has translation MEKFKSIFQTDNAKIVGLTLFYFVIMLILFWIYGGGNASNNFIYNEF, from the coding sequence ATGGAAAAATTTAAAAGTATATTTCAAACTGACAATGCAAAAATAGTCGGATTAACCCTTTTCTATTTTGTAATCATGCTTATTTTATTTTGGATTTATGGTGGCGGGAACGCGAGTAATAATTTTATTTATAACGAATTTTAA
- a CDS encoding DUF3055 domain-containing protein, whose amino-acid sequence MIDMFLYDEQDEAKIQFVGFVGEHSRYDLTLIYTDRHYGKTIVLNTQNNKFGIIGKDDLEEEGYISHILGLSAEEGDEVTEYLNDVIDI is encoded by the coding sequence ATGATAGATATGTTTTTATATGATGAACAAGATGAAGCAAAAATACAATTCGTAGGATTTGTCGGCGAGCATAGCCGTTATGACTTAACACTCATTTATACCGACAGACATTACGGAAAAACTATTGTATTAAATACACAAAATAATAAATTTGGAATTATAGGTAAAGATGATTTAGAAGAAGAAGGATATATCAGTCATATATTAGGATTGTCAGCGGAAGAAGGCGACGAAGTTACTGAATATTTAAATGATGTAATTGATATTTAG
- the dltB gene encoding D-alanyl-lipoteichoic acid biosynthesis protein DltB, with amino-acid sequence MIPYGDFTYFLITLTLMIPVIVLGLIGKRSLIYNRIITLIMLVLIFSDDSKNIFDNPYLSFQIIFFTLYVCYQVVLIKSYITISKKLNNFKLFVVTIFLSILPLIIVKVLQSSWLGEHQLMIHGNRVIEFIGFLGISYIAFKSIQLIMEIRDNRIKSIDSLKLIDFITFFPTISSGPIDRYKRFIKDEDKMIDPEKYYSLLLKAIHMIFLGFLYKYIIAYYINEYVINVVSIDTDPTFLNYVYYMYGYSFYLFFDFAGYSLFAVAFSYLFGIQTPLNFNQPFKAKNIKDFWNRWHMTLSFWFRDCVYMRFVFWVSKEKLLKDKLLISNLGFFINFFIMGIWHGIETYYILYGLYHALLFIGYGYYEQWRKAHPPKWNNKFTNAVAIVITFHSVAFGFLLFSGKLIH; translated from the coding sequence ATGATACCTTACGGTGACTTTACGTATTTCTTAATTACCTTAACGTTAATGATACCTGTAATTGTCTTAGGGTTAATAGGTAAAAGAAGTCTTATTTACAATAGAATCATCACATTAATCATGCTTGTACTTATCTTCTCAGATGATAGTAAAAACATTTTTGATAATCCTTATTTAAGTTTTCAAATTATATTCTTTACTTTATATGTTTGTTATCAAGTTGTTTTAATTAAATCTTACATAACTATTAGTAAAAAATTAAACAACTTCAAACTATTTGTAGTCACTATATTTTTGTCGATTTTACCGTTAATCATTGTTAAAGTTCTGCAAAGTAGTTGGTTAGGTGAACATCAACTGATGATTCACGGTAATAGAGTAATTGAATTTATCGGTTTTCTTGGTATTTCATATATTGCTTTCAAAAGCATTCAGCTCATTATGGAGATACGTGACAATAGAATTAAATCCATTGATTCATTAAAACTCATAGATTTCATCACGTTCTTCCCAACGATATCTTCAGGACCAATTGATAGATATAAAAGGTTCATTAAAGATGAAGATAAAATGATAGATCCTGAAAAATATTATTCGTTGTTACTGAAAGCAATACATATGATATTTCTAGGTTTTTTATATAAATATATCATTGCTTATTATATTAACGAATATGTAATTAACGTCGTATCTATAGATACAGATCCTACATTTTTAAATTATGTGTACTATATGTACGGATATAGTTTTTATTTGTTTTTTGATTTTGCAGGATATAGTTTGTTTGCCGTCGCGTTCAGTTATTTATTTGGCATTCAAACACCGCTCAACTTCAACCAACCATTTAAAGCTAAAAATATAAAAGATTTCTGGAATAGATGGCATATGACTTTGTCATTCTGGTTTAGAGATTGTGTTTATATGCGATTTGTCTTTTGGGTATCTAAAGAAAAATTATTAAAAGATAAGCTATTAATTTCTAATTTAGGATTTTTTATTAATTTCTTTATTATGGGTATTTGGCATGGTATTGAGACATATTATATTCTATATGGCTTATATCACGCGTTATTATTTATTGGTTATGGATACTATGAGCAATGGCGAAAAGCACATCCACCTAAATGGAATAACAAATTTACAAATGCTGTAGCAATAGTAATCACGTTCCATAGTGTCGCATTTGGATTTTTATTATTCTCAGGAAAATTAATACATTAA
- a CDS encoding D-glycerate dehydrogenase produces the protein MEEKVLISRKLPEKFVQQIENLAKVKMWDSELEPMPRAQFLEEAKDATIVITTLSEKIDEIFFEAAPNVKGVVNLAVGFDNIDLELAHEKKVIVTNTPEVLTETTAELGFSLMLTAARRIVEAVEYVQDGEWKSWGPYLLAGQDVHGSTVGIYGMGAIGEAFARRLLGFNCKVLYHNRSRKEEAEQRLNVEYRSFEELLEESDFVVCTAPLTPETKGIFNKDAFEKMKNSAILINIGRGPHIVENDLVDAINNNEILGAALDVVEKEPIANDHPFLKMDQVIVVPHIGSSSLKTRNKMVQLCVDNTIQIIKGDEPLTPVKI, from the coding sequence ATGGAAGAGAAAGTATTAATATCAAGAAAGTTACCAGAAAAATTCGTTCAACAAATAGAGAATCTTGCTAAAGTAAAAATGTGGGATAGCGAATTAGAACCTATGCCTAGAGCACAATTTTTAGAAGAAGCTAAAGACGCTACTATAGTCATAACGACTTTAAGTGAAAAAATAGACGAAATATTTTTTGAAGCGGCACCAAATGTAAAAGGTGTTGTTAATTTAGCTGTCGGATTTGATAACATTGATTTAGAACTTGCTCATGAGAAAAAAGTGATTGTAACGAACACACCTGAAGTATTAACTGAAACGACGGCAGAATTAGGATTCAGTTTAATGTTAACTGCTGCACGACGAATTGTTGAAGCGGTTGAATATGTTCAAGATGGAGAATGGAAAAGTTGGGGACCTTATTTATTAGCCGGTCAAGATGTTCATGGTTCAACGGTAGGTATATACGGAATGGGTGCAATTGGTGAAGCATTTGCGAGAAGATTATTAGGATTTAATTGCAAAGTACTTTATCATAATCGCTCTAGAAAAGAAGAAGCGGAACAACGTTTAAATGTCGAGTATCGCTCATTTGAAGAACTACTTGAAGAAAGTGATTTCGTTGTATGTACAGCACCTTTAACACCTGAAACAAAAGGTATCTTTAATAAAGATGCATTTGAGAAGATGAAAAATTCTGCAATACTCATTAATATTGGCCGTGGTCCTCATATAGTTGAAAATGACTTAGTCGATGCGATAAATAATAATGAAATACTAGGTGCAGCATTAGATGTTGTTGAGAAAGAACCGATAGCAAATGATCATCCATTTTTAAAAATGGATCAAGTCATTGTCGTACCGCATATTGGTAGTAGTTCATTAAAAACAAGAAATAAAATGGTTCAACTTTGTGTAGATAATACAATTCAAATAATTAAAGGTGATGAACCACTGACACCAGTTAAAATTTAA
- a CDS encoding sulfite exporter TauE/SafE family protein, translating into MAYLVLVIIGVLSAIIGALVGIGGGIIIVPSLVYFGIDHQLLSGMTPQKAIGTSSVILITTGLTATLGYLKTKQVDVKNGLIFLVGIIPGSLVGAYLSKYFTLDSFNLYFGLFLIIVSIILMIRNHVKPIKYFQQEKYLKSFIDQKGVHHRYGIPPVMAVVSAFVVGITTGLFGIGGGALMTPLMIIVFKFPPHVAVGTSMMMIFFSSLSSSVSHVIQGNVLWVHAIVLIVSSYFGAKIGVKVNSKMNSDTVVLVLRITLLILGIYLILKSVL; encoded by the coding sequence GTGGCATATTTAGTATTAGTAATCATAGGGGTTCTTTCGGCAATTATTGGGGCACTTGTTGGTATTGGTGGAGGCATTATCATCGTACCTTCACTTGTTTACTTTGGAATTGACCACCAATTATTGTCTGGAATGACACCTCAAAAAGCAATCGGAACATCTTCAGTTATCTTGATTACAACAGGATTAACTGCAACACTAGGCTATTTAAAAACGAAACAAGTGGATGTGAAGAATGGATTAATATTCTTAGTAGGTATTATTCCTGGTTCTTTAGTTGGTGCGTATTTAAGTAAATATTTTACATTAGATTCATTTAATTTATACTTTGGATTATTTTTAATCATAGTATCTATTATTTTAATGATTCGTAATCACGTCAAACCGATTAAATATTTTCAACAAGAAAAATATTTAAAATCATTCATTGATCAAAAAGGTGTGCATCATCGCTATGGTATCCCACCTGTAATGGCTGTGGTATCTGCGTTTGTTGTAGGTATAACAACTGGGCTATTTGGTATAGGTGGTGGCGCATTAATGACACCATTAATGATCATTGTATTTAAATTCCCACCACATGTCGCTGTAGGAACAAGTATGATGATGATATTCTTCTCAAGTTTATCTAGTTCTGTCAGTCATGTTATTCAAGGAAATGTATTATGGGTACATGCCATTGTGCTTATTGTTTCAAGTTACTTCGGTGCAAAAATTGGCGTGAAAGTAAACAGTAAAATGAATTCAGATACAGTAGTATTAGTATTGAGAATTACGTTATTAATCTTAGGTATATATTTGATTTTAAAAAGTGTTCTATAA
- a CDS encoding YxeA family protein: MKKWIYSFIIIVFAVFSLFVLRYLEPYLDRVNPLVEKQWSYAEVPFYKDAESKTREEIIEIQDYKNITSYDEEGNKNRYKLSFKGHDPSGQFVKIEHKGKYVFFIEYITKKEFERKVSK; this comes from the coding sequence ATGAAAAAATGGATATATAGTTTTATAATCATAGTTTTTGCAGTCTTTTCATTATTCGTGCTGAGATACTTAGAACCATATTTAGATAGGGTAAATCCGTTAGTTGAGAAGCAATGGAGTTATGCAGAAGTACCATTTTATAAAGATGCAGAATCAAAGACTAGAGAAGAAATAATAGAAATACAAGATTATAAAAATATAACGTCTTATGATGAAGAAGGAAATAAAAATCGATATAAACTTTCCTTTAAAGGACATGACCCATCAGGTCAATTTGTGAAAATTGAACATAAAGGTAAGTATGTTTTTTTTATTGAATATATAACTAAAAAAGAATTTGAAAGAAAAGTAAGTAAATAA
- the dltC gene encoding D-alanine--poly(phosphoribitol) ligase subunit 2 translates to MNFDEQVLNILADVAENDIVKENPDIAIFDEGIIDSFATVGLLLEIQNNLDIDVTITDFDRDEWATPNKIINVLKELQ, encoded by the coding sequence ATGAATTTTGATGAACAAGTATTAAATATATTAGCAGACGTAGCAGAAAATGATATTGTTAAAGAAAATCCAGATATTGCAATATTTGATGAAGGTATTATTGATTCATTCGCAACAGTTGGATTATTGTTAGAAATACAAAATAATTTAGATATTGATGTCACGATTACTGATTTTGATAGAGATGAGTGGGCAACACCAAATAAAATTATAAATGTACTTAAGGAATTACAATGA
- a CDS encoding DUF72 domain-containing protein, whose protein sequence is MINIGLTGWGDHDDLYLDLSNKKDKLKTYAAHFPIVELDATYYAIQPHRNIEKWIKETPKNFKFIVKIHQALTGHAEVTDFAEGKEALFNLFKDSIIPLQAANKLAMVLVQFPPWFDLQPQNINYLRYVREQLKEFDVCIEFRNRSWFKDDVKEYTLEFLTNMKFIHSVCDEPQSGEGSIPLVNRITHDVAFVRYHGRNVNGWTKKDMTDQEWRNVRYLYDYNDEELKELSEKVKILNHKAKDIYVVFNNNSGGHAAQNAKTYQNILDINYEGLAPKQLKLF, encoded by the coding sequence ATGATAAATATTGGACTAACTGGTTGGGGAGATCATGATGATTTATATCTCGATCTTTCGAATAAAAAAGATAAATTAAAAACGTATGCTGCTCATTTTCCAATTGTGGAATTAGATGCAACATATTACGCAATTCAACCTCATAGAAACATCGAAAAATGGATTAAAGAAACGCCGAAAAACTTTAAATTTATAGTAAAGATTCATCAAGCGTTAACTGGTCATGCTGAAGTGACTGATTTTGCTGAAGGTAAAGAAGCGTTATTTAATTTATTTAAAGATTCTATTATACCTTTACAAGCTGCCAATAAATTGGCAATGGTATTAGTCCAATTTCCACCGTGGTTTGATTTACAACCGCAGAATATTAATTATTTAAGGTACGTTCGAGAGCAATTAAAGGAATTTGATGTGTGTATCGAATTTCGAAATCGATCGTGGTTTAAAGATGATGTTAAGGAATATACGTTAGAATTTTTAACGAATATGAAATTCATTCATAGTGTTTGTGATGAGCCTCAAAGTGGAGAAGGTTCTATTCCTTTAGTTAATCGTATTACACATGATGTTGCATTTGTTCGATATCATGGTCGAAATGTGAATGGTTGGACAAAAAAGGATATGACTGATCAAGAATGGCGAAATGTAAGGTATCTATATGATTATAATGATGAAGAATTAAAGGAATTAAGCGAAAAAGTTAAGATTTTAAATCATAAAGCGAAAGACATTTATGTTGTATTTAATAATAACTCTGGTGGTCACGCTGCACAAAATGCTAAAACTTACCAAAATATATTAGATATAAATTATGAAGGTTTAGCGCCAAAACAACTTAAATTATTTTAG
- the lipA gene encoding lipoyl synthase, which yields MATKNEEILRKPDWLKIKLNTNKNYTGLKKMMREKNLHTVCEEAKCPNIHECWGERRTATFMILGAVCTRACRFCAVKTGLPNELDLDEPQRVAESVQLMNLKHVVITAVARDDLKDAGSTVYAETVRKVRELNPYTTIEILPSDMGGSYEALETLMASKPDILNHNIETVRRLTPRVRARAKYDRTLEFLRRSKEMYPDIPTKSSLMVGLGETVEEIYETMDDLRANGVDIMTIGQYLQPSRKHLNVQKYYTPLEFGKLRKVAMEKGFKHCQAGPMVRSSYHADEQVNEAAKQKHILGEQALNN from the coding sequence ATGGCTACCAAGAATGAAGAAATATTACGTAAACCAGACTGGTTAAAGATAAAGTTAAATACGAATAAGAACTATACAGGCTTGAAGAAAATGATGCGTGAGAAAAATCTTCACACAGTTTGTGAAGAAGCAAAATGTCCGAATATCCATGAATGTTGGGGAGAAAGACGTACTGCAACGTTTATGATATTAGGTGCTGTTTGTACAAGAGCGTGTCGTTTCTGTGCTGTAAAAACAGGACTTCCAAATGAATTAGATTTAGATGAGCCACAACGTGTAGCAGAATCTGTTCAATTAATGAACTTAAAACACGTTGTTATTACAGCAGTTGCAAGAGATGACTTGAAAGATGCAGGTTCAACGGTTTACGCTGAAACTGTACGTAAAGTTAGAGAATTAAATCCTTATACGACAATCGAAATCTTACCTTCAGATATGGGTGGAAGTTATGAAGCTTTAGAAACATTAATGGCTTCAAAACCAGACATTTTAAACCATAATATCGAAACAGTAAGACGTTTGACGCCAAGAGTTAGAGCACGTGCTAAGTATGATCGTACGCTTGAATTCTTAAGACGTTCTAAAGAAATGTATCCAGATATCCCAACGAAATCAAGTTTAATGGTTGGATTAGGAGAAACTGTAGAAGAAATTTATGAAACGATGGATGATTTACGCGCAAATGGAGTAGACATTATGACAATTGGTCAATATCTACAACCTTCACGTAAACATTTAAATGTACAAAAGTACTATACACCATTAGAATTTGGTAAATTAAGAAAAGTTGCTATGGAAAAAGGCTTTAAACACTGTCAAGCAGGTCCAATGGTACGTAGTTCATATCATGCAGATGAACAAGTTAATGAAGCAGCTAAACAAAAACACATTCTAGGTGAACAAGCACTTAATAATTAA